The window GGGCCGCGGCGTATCGTCAAGCAAATCTCGTTCCATGCGCTGGCGGGCAAGCCGCTTGTCTGCTTCAACAAACCGGTGGTGATCAGCCGGGCTGCGGCCGACGAGACGCTGATCGCGGATCACACATATGAGACAGACCGGGTGCCGGCAGAGGGTGAGGCTGAGGATGCGCTGCTGGGCCTGCTGGTCGACCGGATGCGGGACCGCGATGGGTGAGGCGCTCGTATGGTGACCCGGGTGATGGCCTTCTCCGACCTGCATCTTTCCCGGGCGAAGGCGGAAGTGCTGGTGGCGGCCAGCGGCGAAGCGGACCTGGTGATCGGCGCGGGCGATTTCTGCAACATGCGCGAAGGGCTTGATGGTGCGATGTCCCTGCTGAAGGACATGGCGCGGCCTTTCGTGCTGGTGCCGGGGAATGCCGAGAGTGCCGAGGAATTGCGCGATGCGGCGCATGCGGGGATGACCGTGTTGCACGGGGAAGCTTGCGAGGCGGCTGGGCTGGCGTTGTTCGGGTTGGGATATGCGGTGCCGGAAACACCGTTCGGCGCGTGGTCCTGTGACCTGTCGGAAGCGGCGGCAGGGAAGATGCTGGCCGGATGCGTGCAGGCGGATATCCTGATCACGCATTCGCCTCCGAAGGGCGTGGCGGATGTCACCTCCGCCGGTCAATCCGTCGGCTCCGTGGCGGTGCGCGAGGCTATCGAGCGTATCCAGCCGCGGCTTGCGGTCTGCGGCCATATTCACGACAGTTGGGGCAGCGAAGGGATGATCGGGGCGACACAGGTCGTCAATCTTGGCCCTGAGCCCCGTTTTTTCGAGATGTGAGGCAGCATGGCGGAACGTGATTTCATAGCGGTGCGGATCGCGGTCCTGACAGTTTCCGACACGCGGTCGCTGGAAGAGGACCGTTCCGGCGATGTGCTGGAAGGGCGGATCGCCGATGCAGGGCACCGGCTGGCGGACAGGCAGATCGTGCGTGATGAAAGGGCGGCGATAGCGGCGCAGTTGCGAACGTGGATCGCGGACCCGGAGGTGGATGTGGTGATCTCCACCGGAGGCACCGGGCTGACGGGGCGGGACGTGACGGTGGAGGCCCATCGGGACGTCTACGAAAAGGAGATCGACGCGTTCGGCACGGTGTTCACGCATGTGTCGATGGCGAAAATCGGAACGTCAGCCGTCCAGAGCAGGGCCTGCGGCGGTGTGGCTGGCGGCACTTATCTGTTCGCGCTCCCCGGTTCTCCCGGGGCGTGCCGGGACGCGTGGGACGAGATTTTGGTCAAACAGTTGGATTATCGGCACAAGCCATGCAACTTCGTTGAGATCATGCCGCGGCTGGATGAGCATCTGAGGCGCAAGTGAGAGACAAGTTCCGCGCCATTGGCGATGTGAGCGATGCCGGGAAAGCCGAGGCCGTGGGAGTGATCCTGGAGGATGCTTCGGGCCGACTGCTGCTGCAACTGCGCGACTTGCGGGACGAGGTGATCTTCGGCGGCTACTGGAGCTTCTTTGGTGGTGGCGTCGAGGGCGGCGAGACGCTGATCGAGGCTGCACAGCGGGAGACGGAGGAGGAGATCGGCGTGGCACTTGCGGCAACAGAGCTCGCCCCGTTCGGCTGGACCCGCTCTCTCAGCGTCCGACGGACGCGAATATATGTTTTCACGGCCACGCGGACGGTTGAGCCGGTGGATGTGACCCTCGACGAGGGCGCGGGGTTTGCTTTCTGGGACGAAAGACAACTGCCAAAGGTGCCGATTGTGCCGTTTTTGCAGCCAGTTTTGCAGGAATATCTTGAACTGCGACGGAAGCGACGGACCCTGCCGTAACAGATCTGTGGATAAAGTGATGTCCGGCTATATTCTATTTGCACCCCGACTGTGGGACGTTGAGTGATCTTTGAGGCAAGGATGATATGCGGTTTCTGACGCGCGGTTTGCTGGGAATTATGCTGCTGACCCTGACAGTTGGCCTGTTGGGGATGGCCGGACGGACGGTTTACCTCGCCGCCAGTGCGGAGCAAGGCGGCTTTGGCGGGCGCGGCGAGAACGAGGAGCGCATCTTTGCCGTGAATGTCGGAACGCTGACGTCCGAAACGGTGCGGCCCATAATTTCCAGCTACGGCGTGATCGAAAGCTGGCGTACGCTGGAATTGCGGACCGCGGTGGGCGGCACGGTGACGGAAATGGCCGACGCGTTTCGCGATGGCGGCCGGGTGCAGGCCGGTGATATCCTAGTGCAGGTGGACCGGGCGAATGCGGAAACTGCGCTGAGCCTGGCCAAGACCGAACGCGCAGAAGCGAAAGCGGAGGTGACGGAGGCTGACGCTGCGCTGGAACTGGCGCAGGACGAACTCGCTACGTCAGAGGCGCAGCGCGACCTGCGTCGCCGGGCGCTGGCCCGGCAGGAAGATCTGCGGAGCCGCGGTGCGGGGACGGAAGCGGCCGTAGAGACGGCGGAACTGGCGCTTTCCTCGGCGGAACAGACGCTGGTTGGGCGGCGGCAGGCTTTGGCGCAGGCGCAGGCACGGATCAACCGCGCGGCGATTGCGCTGGAGCGGACGGCGATCCAGTTGTCGGAAGCGGAGCGTGACCTCTCCGATACCGTGATCCTTGCCCCTTTCACCGGACTTCTGAGCGACGTGACGGCGGTGCCTGGCGGCCTGCTGACGACGAACGAACAGATCGCAACGCTGATCGACCCGGAGGCTCTGGAAGTGGCTTTCCGCATTTCCAATGCACAGTTTGCGCGGCTGGTGGCGACCGGGCAGCCGCTGGAAGGAACCGAGGTAACGGCAACGCTGTTGCTGGAGGACATACCGCTGGTGGTGGCGGGTGTCGTCGATCGCGTGGATGCGGAAGTCGGCGAAGGGCAGACGGGGCGCCTGTTGTTCGCACGGCTGGATCCGGAGGGTAGCCGCGCGTTGCGGCCGGGTGATTTCACCGAAGTGCGGATACTGGAACCGGAACTGGCGGCGGTGTCCGTCATTCCGGCGACCGCGGCCAACACCGACGGGGAAATCCTGCTGATCGGCGAGGGCGACCGGTTGGAGATGGCGACGGTTCGCATCTTGCGGCGGCAGGGCAACGACCTGATCGTGGGCGATGTGCCGTTTGGCCGCGAATACGTGGCGGAACGCGTGCCGCAATTGGGTGCGGGTGTGAAGGTCCGCCCGGTGCGTCCGGATGACGGTTTCGAGGAAAGTGCCGTTATCGAGCTGACACCTGAACGGCGCGCACTGCTGGTGGCGGCGGTGGAAGGCAATTCGCAGATGCCGGAAGAGGTGCGTCAGCGGTTGATTGCGCGACTTTCCGAAGATCGCGTGCCTGCGGATATGGTCGCACGGATCGAGTCGCGGATGGCGGAGGCCGATGTAGCGGCGATGGATGGCGGCGAAACGCTGACGCTGGAGCCTGAGCGTCGGGAACGGCTGGCGGCGTTCGTCCGATCCAGCGCGGGCATGCCCGAGGATGTGAAGGCGCGTCTGCTGTCGCAACTGGAGGCGGAAGAAGTGCCGCGTGGTATGGTCGAGCGGCTGGAAAGCCGGATGGGGGGCTGAGGTAATGGCGCTGCGGGGCGAAGGCGTGGGCGGCATACTTTCCTATTTCACCCGCCACCGGACAGCGGCCAACCTGTTGCTGGTGATCATGGTGACGTTGGGACTGGTGGCGGCGACGCAGATTCGCAGCCAGTTCTTTCCCGATGTCGTGCTGTCTTCGGTGGATGTCGATGTTCGATGGGACGGCGCCGGGCCCGAAGATGTGGACGGGGCCATCATCGCCGTTCTGGAACCGGCGCTGCGCGGCGTGGAGGGCGTGACGGGGTCAACGGCGACCGCACGCGAGGGCTCAGCCCGCATTGACCTCGAATTCGAACCGGGCTGGGACATGAGCAGGGCGGTCGACGACGTGACGTCGGCGGTCGATGGCGTCAACAACCTGCCGGAAGGCGCAGAAACGCCGGAAGTCAGCCGCAATGCATGGCGCGACCGGGTCACGGACGTTGTGATCCACGGGCCGGTGGCGCGCGAGCAACTCGGGCGATTTGCCGATGAGTTCGTATCGCGCCTGTTTCAGCGCGGCGTTACGCGTACGACCATACGCGGAGTGACGGCGCCGACCATCCGGGTTGAGGCCCCGGAAGCGGAGCTGATACGCCACGACATCGCGCTGTCGGACATCGCCAACGCTATCGGGCAGGAGACGGAGGCCAGCCCGGCGGGTGACGTGGCCGGCGGCTCTGCCCGCGTGAGGACCGGGATCGAAAAGCGGACAGCGGAAGAGGTTGCTTCCATAGTGGTCCGTTCGGGCACCGACGGCTCCAAGCTGCTGGTTTCAGATCTGGCGCGGATCAGCGTCGATGGAGCCGAGCAGGGGCGGGCTTATTACAAGGATGACAACCCGGCGGTTTCGATCCGGGTGGACCGCTCCGATCAGGGCGATGCCATCGAGATGCAGCGGCTGGTGACAGAGGTTGCGGCGGAACTGGAATCTATCCTGCCGCCCGGCGTGAAGGTGGAGCTGATCCGCACACGGGCCGAAGCGATTACCGAACGCCTGGACATTCTGTTCGACAACGGGCTGCTGGGGCTGGCGCTGGTTGTCCTGCTGTTGTTTCTGTTTCTGTCGGCGCGCACCGCGCTCTGGGTGGCGGCCGGTATCCCGGTGGCGATGATCGCGACGATCGCGCTGATGTTCGCCTTCGGACTGACGATCAACATGATCTCGCTTTTTGCCCTGATTATCTGCCTCGGTATTGTCGTCGATGATGCCATTGTCGTCGGCGAACATGCGGATTTCCGGGTGCGGACGCTGGGCGAGACGCCGCTGGTGGCGGCGGAAAACGCGGCGCGGCGCATGTCGCTGCCGGTGTTCTCTTCCACGGTCACGACCGTGATCGCCTTTGTCGGGCTGACGGCCATCGGCGGGCGTTTCGGCAGCCTGATCAGTGATATTCCCTTTACTGTTGTCGTGGTGCTGCTTGCATCGCTCGTGGAATGTTTCCTGATTCTGCCGAACCACATGGCGCATGCGTTGGCCAGCGGCGACCGTCAGCATTGGTATGATTGGCCGAGCCGAACTTTCAACAAGGGCTTTGGCTGGTTTTGTCGCCGTATCTTCCGGCCCGCCATGCGCCTGGTGCTTGCTCTGCGCTATCCGGTGCTGGGCACCGCTGTGCTGGTGCTGGCGCTCACGGCATCGCTGTATCTGCGTGGTGACGTGACCTGGCGTTTCTTCAATTCTCCGGAGCGGGCGAGCATTTCCGGAAACATCGCAATGTTGCCGGGGGCGAAGCGGGCCGACACGCTTGAGATGGTGCGCGAGTTGCAACGTGCTGTGCGCGACACGGCGGCCCGGTACGAGGCGGAACACGGTGCCAACCCGGTTCTTTTCGCGCTGGCGGAGGTGGGTGGGACCACAGGGCGTGGACTGGCCGGATCGGACACGAAGGACGAGGACCAGCTCGGGTCCATCGCCATCGAACTGATCGATCCGGACCTGCGGCCCTATTCCAGCTTCGCCTTTCTGGGCGATCTGCAAGAGGAAGTGCGCCGCCACCCGCTGCTGGAGACGCTGAGTTTCCGAGGTTGGCGTTCCGGCCCCGGCGGCGATGCTCTGGACGTGAAATTCTACGGTGCGGATGCGACGACGCTGAAGGCTGCGGCGGAGGATCTGAAGGCGGCGGTTTCGGAGTTTCCCGAAGTCAGCGCCGTGGAGGATACGCTGGCCTACGACAAGACGGAACTGGTGCTGGAACTGACGCCGATAGGCTCCACGCTCGGGTTCACGATCGACGGCATCGGGCGGGAGTTGCGCCAGCGGCTGGCGGGGATTGAAGCAGCAAGCTTCCCGGTCGGTGTTCGGCAGGGTACGATCGAGGTGAGCCTCGCCGAAGAGGAGCTGACCGCCGATTTCCTCTCGACGACGCGGTTGCGGAGCCCGACGGGCGAATACGTGCCCCTGTCGGAGATCGTGACGGTCGATACCAAGCTGGGCTTCTCTTCGGTGCGCCGGGAAAACGGGTACCGGGTGATCACGGTTTCGGGCGATATTTCCGAGGATGACCCGGTGCGGGCTCAGGCGGTGATGACGAGCCTTCAAAACGAGATCCTGCCAAGGATCACCGAGGAACGCGGGGTCAATTACGTGCTGGGCGGATTGGCGGAGCAGGAGCGGGAGTTCCTCAGCGATGCCGCTCTGGGCTTCAGCCTGTGCATGTTGGGAATCTATCTGACGCTCTGCTGGATCTTCGCAAGCTGGACCCGGCCCTTCGTGGTGATGGCCGTGATTCCCTTCGGCCTGATCGGTGCCGTGTGGGGGCATTACCTTTGGGATGTGCCGCTGTCGATATTCACCGTCGTCGGGCTGATCGGGATGAGCGGGATCATCATCAACGACAGTATCGTGCTGATCACCACCATCGACGAATATGCCGAGAAGCGCGGGTTGGTGGCGGCAGTTGTCGATGCGACTGTGGACAGGCTGCGACCTGTGCTGCTGACGACCCTGACAACCGTGCTGGGGCTGGCGCCGTTGCTTTACGAATCTTCGCAGCAGGCGCAGTTCCTGAAGCCGACAGTGATCACGCTGGCCTATGGCTTGGGTGTTGGCATGGTGCTGGTGCTGTTGATCGTGCCTTCGCTGGTCATCATGCAGGCCGATCTGGCCCGCATCCGTGCCTCGACCCGGCGGGGGCTGCTCCGGTCCGATGCCGGAAGCCGGGCGCGGATTGTTCTGGGGCTGAGTGCCTTGGCGAGCCTGGCTGTCCTGGCGGCCACCGTCGGCGTGTTCATGGTAACAGGCGAGGTCTGGGCGCCTCTCGCATCCGTCACCGCATCGGTGGGACTGACGGGCGGGGTGGCTGCGCTGGCGCTGTTGCTGGCCGGACTGGTTGTCGTGTTCCTGATCGGCTGGGTGCTGGCAGCATTCAGTCAGCCGCGCAGGAGACAGGTTCTGCCCGCGGAATGAAACTGCGCTCAGGGGGCGGAGATGATGCTGCCGTCACCGAGGATGGCAGTATCCAGCCGGACGTCCCATGGCTGTGGCCGGATGCTGTCGATCCTGCAGAACCCCTGACCGACGCCGATCTTCAGCGGCGCAACAGGTAGGGATGCCAGAGTCATGTCGTAGTAGCCTCCACCGTTGCCCAGCCGGTAGCAGTCGGCGTCAATTCCGACCAAGGGCAGGATGACGATGTCGGGGCGTTGCGGCGCACCTTCGGCAGGCACGGGAATGTTCCATATGCCGCGGGTCATGGCACAACCGGGCGCCCATGTGCGAAACTCCACCGGCGCAGCACGAGTTACGACAACGGGCAGGCTGACTGTAGCGCCGGACCGGTGCAGGGCGTGCATGCAGGCGCGCAGGTCAAGCTCTCCTCGGATCGGCCAGTAGAAGGCGATGGTCTTGCCGGCGACGTCGCCGAGACGGTCGGTGAGTGCTGCAATTACCTGTTCGGTCTCCGCCGCGCGGTTTGATTGCGGCATGCCGCGCCGCAGAGCGTAGAGACGCTCGCGTTCGGCCTTACGGTGGGCGTCCACCTGCAGCTTCGTGGCGCGGTCGATAACATGGCCGCCAATGGTTGTCTGGTCTTCGCGGGCCATGGTCAGGTCACTTCACGATCTGGGGACGTCGTGCGCCGTGGTACCCTGTAGATGTCAATGCAGCGGTCATCGAAGATCCATGCGCCGAGCGGTTGCGCGTGAGGTGTCTGGACCCTGGCCCAAAATATATGTGGACTCGGTTCTGCCATGTCTCAGGTTGGCACGG of the Algicella marina genome contains:
- a CDS encoding metallophosphoesterase family protein; the protein is MVTRVMAFSDLHLSRAKAEVLVAASGEADLVIGAGDFCNMREGLDGAMSLLKDMARPFVLVPGNAESAEELRDAAHAGMTVLHGEACEAAGLALFGLGYAVPETPFGAWSCDLSEAAAGKMLAGCVQADILITHSPPKGVADVTSAGQSVGSVAVREAIERIQPRLAVCGHIHDSWGSEGMIGATQVVNLGPEPRFFEM
- the moaB gene encoding molybdenum cofactor biosynthesis protein B, with translation MAERDFIAVRIAVLTVSDTRSLEEDRSGDVLEGRIADAGHRLADRQIVRDERAAIAAQLRTWIADPEVDVVISTGGTGLTGRDVTVEAHRDVYEKEIDAFGTVFTHVSMAKIGTSAVQSRACGGVAGGTYLFALPGSPGACRDAWDEILVKQLDYRHKPCNFVEIMPRLDEHLRRK
- a CDS encoding NUDIX domain-containing protein, with product MRDKFRAIGDVSDAGKAEAVGVILEDASGRLLLQLRDLRDEVIFGGYWSFFGGGVEGGETLIEAAQRETEEEIGVALAATELAPFGWTRSLSVRRTRIYVFTATRTVEPVDVTLDEGAGFAFWDERQLPKVPIVPFLQPVLQEYLELRRKRRTLP
- a CDS encoding efflux RND transporter periplasmic adaptor subunit, which translates into the protein MRFLTRGLLGIMLLTLTVGLLGMAGRTVYLAASAEQGGFGGRGENEERIFAVNVGTLTSETVRPIISSYGVIESWRTLELRTAVGGTVTEMADAFRDGGRVQAGDILVQVDRANAETALSLAKTERAEAKAEVTEADAALELAQDELATSEAQRDLRRRALARQEDLRSRGAGTEAAVETAELALSSAEQTLVGRRQALAQAQARINRAAIALERTAIQLSEAERDLSDTVILAPFTGLLSDVTAVPGGLLTTNEQIATLIDPEALEVAFRISNAQFARLVATGQPLEGTEVTATLLLEDIPLVVAGVVDRVDAEVGEGQTGRLLFARLDPEGSRALRPGDFTEVRILEPELAAVSVIPATAANTDGEILLIGEGDRLEMATVRILRRQGNDLIVGDVPFGREYVAERVPQLGAGVKVRPVRPDDGFEESAVIELTPERRALLVAAVEGNSQMPEEVRQRLIARLSEDRVPADMVARIESRMAEADVAAMDGGETLTLEPERRERLAAFVRSSAGMPEDVKARLLSQLEAEEVPRGMVERLESRMGG
- a CDS encoding efflux RND transporter permease subunit; its protein translation is MALRGEGVGGILSYFTRHRTAANLLLVIMVTLGLVAATQIRSQFFPDVVLSSVDVDVRWDGAGPEDVDGAIIAVLEPALRGVEGVTGSTATAREGSARIDLEFEPGWDMSRAVDDVTSAVDGVNNLPEGAETPEVSRNAWRDRVTDVVIHGPVAREQLGRFADEFVSRLFQRGVTRTTIRGVTAPTIRVEAPEAELIRHDIALSDIANAIGQETEASPAGDVAGGSARVRTGIEKRTAEEVASIVVRSGTDGSKLLVSDLARISVDGAEQGRAYYKDDNPAVSIRVDRSDQGDAIEMQRLVTEVAAELESILPPGVKVELIRTRAEAITERLDILFDNGLLGLALVVLLLFLFLSARTALWVAAGIPVAMIATIALMFAFGLTINMISLFALIICLGIVVDDAIVVGEHADFRVRTLGETPLVAAENAARRMSLPVFSSTVTTVIAFVGLTAIGGRFGSLISDIPFTVVVVLLASLVECFLILPNHMAHALASGDRQHWYDWPSRTFNKGFGWFCRRIFRPAMRLVLALRYPVLGTAVLVLALTASLYLRGDVTWRFFNSPERASISGNIAMLPGAKRADTLEMVRELQRAVRDTAARYEAEHGANPVLFALAEVGGTTGRGLAGSDTKDEDQLGSIAIELIDPDLRPYSSFAFLGDLQEEVRRHPLLETLSFRGWRSGPGGDALDVKFYGADATTLKAAAEDLKAAVSEFPEVSAVEDTLAYDKTELVLELTPIGSTLGFTIDGIGRELRQRLAGIEAASFPVGVRQGTIEVSLAEEELTADFLSTTRLRSPTGEYVPLSEIVTVDTKLGFSSVRRENGYRVITVSGDISEDDPVRAQAVMTSLQNEILPRITEERGVNYVLGGLAEQEREFLSDAALGFSLCMLGIYLTLCWIFASWTRPFVVMAVIPFGLIGAVWGHYLWDVPLSIFTVVGLIGMSGIIINDSIVLITTIDEYAEKRGLVAAVVDATVDRLRPVLLTTLTTVLGLAPLLYESSQQAQFLKPTVITLAYGLGVGMVLVLLIVPSLVIMQADLARIRASTRRGLLRSDAGSRARIVLGLSALASLAVLAATVGVFMVTGEVWAPLASVTASVGLTGGVAALALLLAGLVVVFLIGWVLAAFSQPRRRQVLPAE
- a CDS encoding 5-formyltetrahydrofolate cyclo-ligase, encoding MAREDQTTIGGHVIDRATKLQVDAHRKAERERLYALRRGMPQSNRAAETEQVIAALTDRLGDVAGKTIAFYWPIRGELDLRACMHALHRSGATVSLPVVVTRAAPVEFRTWAPGCAMTRGIWNIPVPAEGAPQRPDIVILPLVGIDADCYRLGNGGGYYDMTLASLPVAPLKIGVGQGFCRIDSIRPQPWDVRLDTAILGDGSIISAP